The following are encoded in a window of Rosa chinensis cultivar Old Blush chromosome 4, RchiOBHm-V2, whole genome shotgun sequence genomic DNA:
- the LOC112196634 gene encoding pentatricopeptide repeat-containing protein At2g34400, whose translation MLRPKAPSHLIPRQIAFENLNPDAPNQFLSLSGKLIYLLKQCISTKELKQIHTQMLINSIHKPNFLLPKIIDLKDFTYAYTLFSHIPEPNGYAFNVMLRGLTTTWQKYPLTLQLYYRMKSLGVMPDNFTYPFLFIACWNLSELNHGRAAHSSVLKTGLDGDGHVCHSLITMYSMCGELGYARKVFDEIPQRDSVSWNSMISGYTKMGRAGDAVGLFGEMREAGFEPNEMTLVSVLGACGDLGDLSLGRWVEDFVVDKKLQLNSYLGSALIGMYGKCGDLCSARRVFDSMKKKDRVTWNAMITGYAQNGMSDEAMVLFDGMKEAGVIPDKITLVGMLSACAAIGALDLGRWIDKYASERDFQHDIYVATALVDMYAKCGSLANALRVFEDMPQKNEVSWNAMISALAFHGRAHEAISLFERMTEEVGAAQPNDITFVAVLSACVHVGLVDEGRRLFDLMSSSFGLVPKVEHYSCMVDLLSRAGCVHEAWDFIKKMPEKPDEVTLGALLGACRKCGNVDITEQVVQLLLELEPSNSGNYVISSKIYAGLKMWDDSARMRVLMRQRGVSKTPGCSWIETENQLHEFHAGDNLEEISQVLKVLYEDLKDEGYIPNINAL comes from the exons ATGCTTAGACCCAAAGCCCCTTCACACCTTATTCCCCGCCAAATCGCTTTTGAAAATCTCAATCCCGATGCCCCAAACCAGTTCCTATCTCTCTCGGGAAAGCTCATATACCTCTTGAAACAATGCATCTCCACCAAAGAGCTGAAACAAATCCACACCCAAATGCTCATAAACTCCATACACAAACCCAACTTCCTCCTCCCCAAAATCATAGACCTCAAAGACTTCACCTACGCCTACACCCTCTTCTCCCACATCCCCGAACCCAATGGCTACGCTTTCAACGTCATGCTCCGTGGCCTAACCACCACTTGGCAAAAGTACCCACTTACTCTTCAACTCTATTACCGAATGAAGTCTCTGGGTGTGATGCCGGATAATTTCACCTACCCATTTCTCTTCATCGCGTGTTGGAATCTCTCGGAGCTTAATCATGGCCGTGCAGCACATTCGTCTGTGTTGAAGACTGGGTTGGACGGTGATGGTCATGTGTGTCACTCTCTGATCACAATGTACTCGATGTGTGGGGAACTGGGTTATGCACGgaaggtgttcgatgaaattCCCCAGAGAGATTCGGTGTCGTGGAACTCGATGATTTCTGGGTATACGAAGATGGGGCGTGCAGGGGATGCGGTGGGGTTGTTTGGGGAGATGAGGGAGGCTGGGTTTGAGCCGAATGAGATGACTCTGGTGAGTGTTCTCGGGGCGTGCGGGGACCTTGGGGATTTGAGCTTGGGTAGGTGGGTGGaggattttgttgttgataaaAAGTTGCAGCTGAATTCTTATTTGGGGTCTGCTTTGATTGGTATGTATGGAAAGTGTGGTGATTTGTGTTCGGCAAGGAGGGTGTTTGACAGTATGAAGAAAAAGGATCGTGTCACTTGGAATGCCATGATTACAGG GTATGCTCAAAACGGAATGTCAGATGAAGCAATGGTGCTTTTTGATGGAATGAAAGAAGCAGGTGTTATCCCTGATAAAATCACACTGGTTGGAATGTTGTCTGCATGTGCTGCAATTGGTGCCCTAGATTTGGGGAGATGGATTGACAAATATGCATCTGAAAGGGACTTCCAACATGATATTTATGTTGCTACTGCATTAGTTGATATGTATGCTAAGTGTGGCAGCTTAGCCAATGCACTAAGAGTTTTTGAAGACATGCCCCAGAAAAATGAGGTTTCATGGAATGCCATGATATCTGCCCTTGCTTTCCATGGGAGAGCCCATGAAGCAATATCCCTATTTGAGCGTATGACAGAAGAAGTTGGGGCTGCTCAGCCAAATGACATCACATTTGTCGCAGTACTTTCTGCTTGTGTTCATGTTGGACTAGTCGATGAGGGTCGTCGATTGTTTGATTTAATGAGCTCATCATTTGGGCTGGTTCCGAAAGTAGAGCATTATTCTTGCATGGTTGACCTTTTGTCACGTGCAGGATGCGTACATGAAGCTTGGGATTTCATCAAGAAAATGCCTGAAAAACCAGATGAAGTTACACTGGGAGCGTTACTTGGTGCCTGTCGGAAATGTGGAAATGTAGATATCACTGAACAGGTAGTGCAGCTGCTTCTAGAATTGGAGCCTTCAAACTCCGGAAACTATGTTATCTCATCAAAGATCTATGCGGGCTTAAAAATGTGGGATGACTCAGCAAGGATGAGAGTGTTGATGAGACAAAGGGGTGTCAGCAAGACTCCTGGCTGTAGCTGGATTGAGACAGAGAATCAACTTCATGAGTTTCACGCCGGTGATAATTTAGAAGAGATCTCTCAAGTACTTAAAGTATTATATGAGGATTTGAAGGATGAAGGTTACATACCAAACATTAATGCTCTCTAG